From one Humulus lupulus chromosome 8, drHumLupu1.1, whole genome shotgun sequence genomic stretch:
- the LOC133793513 gene encoding acyl-CoA--sterol O-acyltransferase 1-like — MEGEINNLVMVWMTVVASLCYCQTIGKIITHGTTRLLAILPVILLFLVLPLNLRTIFLGGPISFFVAWLATFKLLLFAYGKGPLSSNPPLPLPRFIPLACFPIKIQNEPSPNTAKQGQKSLTNYAIKALVFATIIPVYQNKSSIHPKVFLFFYCIYVYTGLEIILAMAAASVRAALGVELEPQFEEPYLSTSLQDFWGRRWNLMASAILRPTVYTPVRTITSRWIGRKWAPVPAVIAAFLVSGIMHELIFYNIGRSKPTWEVSWFFLLHGICLAIEVSIKKAVNEKWRLPPVVSGLMAVAFVMATGLGLFLPALMRLEADVMAHREIVAFIEFVKSVSIQLRMDKVIVFSAFGSS, encoded by the coding sequence ATGGAAGGTGAAATAAACAACTTGGTGATGGTGTGGATGACTGTGGTAGCATCACTCTGCTACTGTCAAACCATAGGTAAGATTATCACGCATGGCACAACCAGGCTCTTAGCAATCCTCCCTGTGATACTTCTCTTCTTGGTTTTGCCTCTCAATCTCAGGACTATCTTTCTCGGAGGTCCAATTTCTTTCTTCGTCGCTTGGCTCGCCACCTTCAAACTTCTCCTCTTCGCCTACGGTAAAGGCCCTCTTTCCTCCAATCCACCTCTCCCTTTGCCTCGTTTCATCCCCTTAGCTTGCTTCCCCATTAAAATTCAAAACGAACCTTCTCCAAACACTGCCAAACAAGGCCAAAAATCTCTTACAAACTACGCCATCAAAGCACTCGTATTCGCTACCATCATACCTGTTTACCAAAACAAATCGTCTATTCACCCGAAAGTTTTCTTGTTTTTCTACTGCATATACGTGTACACCGGTCTAGAGATCATCCTAGCCATGGCAGCGGCTTCGGTTCGAGCAGCGCTCGGGGTCGAGCTCGAGCCCCAGTTTGAAGAGCCGTACCTGTCGACATCGCTACAGGATTTCTGGGGAAGGAGATGGAATCTCATGGCCAGCGCCATCCTACGTCCTACAGTGTACACTCCCGTTCGGACCATCACGAGCCGTTGGATCGGAAGGAAATGGGCCCCAGTCCCGGCGGTGATCGCGGCGTTTTTGGTGTCTGGGATCATGCACGAATTGATTTTCTACAACATAGGAAGATCGAAGCCCACATGGGAAGTCTCGTGGTTTTTCCTTCTGCATGGGATCTGTTTGGCTATTGAAGTTTCCATTAAGAAGGCCGTTAACGAGAAGTGGCGGCTGCCGCCGGTGGTATCAGGTTTGATGGCGGTGGCGTTTGTGATGGCTACTGGCTTGGGGCTGTTCTTGCCGGCTCTTATGAGATTAGAAGCCGATGTAATGGCGCACAGAGAGATAGTTGCGTTTATTGAATTCGTCAAAAGCGTTAGCATTCAGCTTAGAATGGACAAAGTTATTGTATTCTCAGCCTTTGGATCATCGTGA